The window CCGCAAAAAGGCTTCCGGCTATGTTAGCAAGTCCGATTATTGATATGGACATGGCCGAAACAGCCGCCGAATGTCCGCAGAGTGCCACCTCGCCTGGCAGATGGGTGACAAGGAAGGCGATGTGGAATCCGCATGTGAAAAAGCCAAGATGCAGGCATATGTAGCTGTGGTTTCTTGTGGAATCCATTATCTGCCGCCAGAGTCCCGTTTCCGGTTCCGCCGCTGCGGCAGGTGCCGGTTTTCCCCGCAGTTTCAGAGCCATAGGTATGGTGAGAAGTGCTGTTGAGGCCAGAGAGACCATGGAAACTATAATGCCGAATCCGCTGATGAGAGCCTGAGCCAAGGGGGCGAAGATGAACTGGCCGAATGAGCCTCCGGCGTTTATGAATCCCCCTGCAAAAGCCCGTTTTTCAAGCGGAAGCTGTCTGAGTGTTGCTCCTATGAGAATGGAGAAACTGCCTGCGCCGGCTCCTGCCGCCGTCAGTATTCCCAGTGTGAGAACCAGTCCCCAGCCGGATTTTGCGAAAGGGGCAAAGGCGAGACCCGCAAAGAGAAGAAGTGCACCCAGAACTATCACACCGAAAGAACCCCTTTTGTCCGCAACAGCGCCGAAGATGGGCTGTGAGAGTCCCCACATGAACTGACCAACCGCCAGCGCAAAGCTGATTGAGACTATGTCCAGACCCGATCTGTCGCTGATTGGGGCTACAAAAAGCCCCAGAGACTGGCGTGCGCCCATGGTGATTGCCAGAATGCCTGCCGAAGCCAGCATTACAGGCCAGATTGAAACTGCGGGTTTGGACTGCAAGGGATACTCCTGAAAGTTGATTCGTGTATATACACTTGGCAGGCGGCGGTGTCAATTTTTATGTGCGTGATTCGTATGCTATCATTGCCTTTTTGCGTTCAGTTCCCCAACGGTATCCTGTAACTGCTCCCGTCTCCCTGAGCACCCTGTGGCAGGGGATAAGATAGCCTATGGTGTTGCGCCCCAGAGCGGAGCCGACCGCACGGGATGCGGAGGGATTCCCTATCAGATGGGCAACGTCGGAGTAGCTTATCAGCGTGCCTTCCGGCAGGATAAGTATTGCGTTCCAGACCCTGAGCTGAAAATTTGTGCCCTTCATGAAAACTTTTATGGTGTCGCCTTTGGAAGGATGAAAAATCCTGTCAGCTGTTGCCTGAGCCAGATTATTATCCGGTGAAAATTCCGCATTGACCCAGTTGGCTTTCAGAATCGACAGCTCCCGCTCCGGTGATGTTTCATGCAGGAAAGAGAGCCAGCAGATACCTCTTGGTGTGATTCCCAGAAGCGACGTTCCGAATGGTGTTTCCGCAAGCCCGTAGGTGATGGAAAGCCCTTTGCCCATTGTTCCGTATTCGCCGGGGGTGACGGCTTCCGATGTCACAAAAAGATCGTGCAGTCTGGATGGACTGCTTAAGCCCGATTCCAGTGCGGCTTCCAGCACCGGACGGGATGAATCAAGCAGTTTCTTTGCGTTTTGCAGTGTGAGGCATTGGAGAAATTTCTTCGGGCTGATCCCTGCCCAGTCTGAAAAAAGTCTCTGAAAATGAAAAGGGCTTAAAGAGAGATGCGCCGCTATTTCGTCCAGGGAAGGCTGTTCGTCCCTGTGGGCATCAATGTATCTTATAGCCCTTTCAATTCTGTCATAATCGCCTGTTTTCATACGGATAACATACAGTCTGAATCCTCAGTTTTCCACCCGATTCTTGCTATATTCCTGAGTAAATCTCAAGTATCCGCTCCGCCGGAAGCTCGCCCTCCTTTTCCGAAACCGATTTGAAAATTCCAAGTATCTCGGAGGCTCTTTCCTCGGAGATCTCTATACCGGATGCGGAGAGTATTTCGACCAGAGCCGAACGCCCCGATTGGCTTGTGAAACCCAGTCTGTCGTTATGCTCTATGCCGATCTCGCTGAAATTCATGGGTCTGTATGCTCCCTTTGCCATGCTTTTTGTCTTTGCCGCACCGTCCTGATGTATGCCGCTACGGTGCATGGTGACCTCTTTTCCGAAAAGGGGTGCTTTCGGGTGGATTGGGGTGTCCGAAAGTTCTGCTATGCGGGTGGCTGTCTTTGCAAACAGCTTCATATTCAGCCCTGTGCCGGTTCCGCAGTTGTTCAGTACGGCGGCAATTTCGAACAGGTTGGCGTTGCCCGCTCTTTCCCCTATTCCGTTGAGACATGTTTCAATCTGCACCGCACCCGCAAAATAGGACT of the Seleniivibrio woodruffii genome contains:
- a CDS encoding MFS transporter, which produces MLASAGILAITMGARQSLGLFVAPISDRSGLDIVSISFALAVGQFMWGLSQPIFGAVADKRGSFGVIVLGALLLFAGLAFAPFAKSGWGLVLTLGILTAAGAGAGSFSILIGATLRQLPLEKRAFAGGFINAGGSFGQFIFAPLAQALISGFGIIVSMVSLASTALLTIPMALKLRGKPAPAAAAEPETGLWRQIMDSTRNHSYICLHLGFFTCGFHIAFLVTHLPGEVALCGHSAAVSAMSISIIGLANIAGSLFAGHLGSRMKMKYILAALYASRALMIAVYLVSPKTPLTFYVFAAFLGFTWLATVPPTAGLVGKLFGTKYLATLFGLTLLSHQIGGFLGAWLGGLFMAHDGNYLWMWYLDIALASFAALINLPIRENSI
- a CDS encoding bifunctional transcriptional activator/DNA repair enzyme AdaA — protein: MKTGDYDRIERAIRYIDAHRDEQPSLDEIAAHLSLSPFHFQRLFSDWAGISPKKFLQCLTLQNAKKLLDSSRPVLEAALESGLSSPSRLHDLFVTSEAVTPGEYGTMGKGLSITYGLAETPFGTSLLGITPRGICWLSFLHETSPERELSILKANWVNAEFSPDNNLAQATADRIFHPSKGDTIKVFMKGTNFQLRVWNAILILPEGTLISYSDVAHLIGNPSASRAVGSALGRNTIGYLIPCHRVLRETGAVTGYRWGTERKKAMIAYESRT